AAAAGCTTTATTTCGCTAATACTATTCACTTGATAGAACACTGGATGAACAGCATATTTATCACCAAACAAGGGCACGGACAGTGCAACAAACATTGTAGCGGGTATAAATCCTCTAACAGTTAGGGCTGGAAAACTTCCAATCCCAATAGAAATCTCAACCTGAAAGTATATACATGAACCAACCTGGATATAACTGGTCCAGTCAAGTAGATCAGGTTGAAGTATAGTGGATTGGAAAGGATGGAGACATGGAGAGTAGTTCATATCAAGACAAGTAGTCTGAAAAGACAATAACCAAGGGGGGAACTTTTTTCACTTGCACATTTGCACATGCAGTTgggggagaggggagagagagacataAAGAGAGAAATTCTTGCTGCTAACATAGccaccaaaattttcaaagaaagcAATAAGGCAAGAAAGCAAGTCAGCACACCAACCAAATAGCCATGCTTATTCTATATAATGTCCCAAACTTATGCAACCTTAAAACCTTCGACAAAAGGTGATGATAAAAATGTTCGCACTTACCAAATAGATAGTTCTgccttgaaattgaaaatgagctCTAATTGAATCTCTTGTTAGACCAGCTTCTGGACCAACCAGAACGCGATCTTCTTGtaacagagtattcaacaaTGTAGACTTTCCAACATTAGGTCTCCCAACTATTGCAAGCTGGAGAGGCAACTTAGACTCATCAACCTCATCGGATTTGGAACAACTTTCATCATTAGAAGCATTGTCACTGTctagaatagaagaaaaaggtAATTAGGTTGTGCGAATTGTGGAACCAAGGCCTACTAATCTGAAAACTTAAGGTATCAGATAGATGAAGGTGAAGCGCAGTAAGTGATTATAAGGAAAGGCAAATGAGAAATCGGGAGAGATTTCATTTGAAGAACTCCTTTGATActggctagagagagagagagagagagagagagagagagagagagagagagagagagagagagtcaggtTTAGACTCGACTGCAATCTGTACATAAGGTTTTGGACTTGTGTAGTTTTCCCATAGGTACGGCGCAAACAGAGCCTCATActctacaacaaaaaaataaattctcatgAATACGTCAAGCAACTCTTACCATTCAGAACATCAATCATACAATCCTCAAGGAGAGGCCTAAGAGCTAGATATAGTTCTGCCATGCCTAAACCAGTCTCGGCAGATATGGCAATAGGATCACCAAACCCCAGTCTGCTGGCTTCTGCAGCTAAAACAGCAAGAGAGCCATTATCATCATCCAGTGATTCTGCTTTATTCATTACGACTATAGGTTTCATCCCAGGCGCATGTTTCCGCAGCCACCTCCCAACTTCCAAATCCAAAGGGTGCAAACCAACTCTGTTAATCAGAACAAATCTTGTTAACAAACGAAGTCATGTGCATTACGAACATGAGGAAACTGACAAAGCAAAACCAACTATGGAAGTAACACTGAGATATCTTTCCATACTCCAAACTGGGAAGTACAAAACTTGTGAACAAATGACTATAGATGTTTGCAAGGACGCAATTATGCATTCCACGTAGATGTTCTAGGCGATTTTACCTCTACCTTTTATAATCTTCCCATAGTGTCTCTGCTGTACGTAAAAGACCATAGGAGGGTCGCACGGAATAGACAGATGCAAGTAAGAGCTCACCTAGCATCTATCAGAAAGATGGCAAACTGGGACCTAGCAAGAACCTTTGCAATCATCGTTGCAGTTCTGTCCAGGATTGAGCCAGAAGATGCAGCCATCTCCAAACCAGCAGAGTCCAACACTCTAAATCTTAGATCACTCAACTTGGCAATGCCTTCTCGTATATCTCTTGTCACATGGTCCTCTGGAGTGTTATACACGAGAGCCTCCCTCCTCCGAATCAAACTACACAATACCTAAGTAATTAATATAGGGAAATAATTTGTCAAAACTTGCCAATACAACAATACTTGTCGCATTGATTGACACAGAGCTAGAAAAGTCAAACCTACCGGTTGAACAATGCAGACTTGCCTACATTTGGTCGTCCGATGATGATAACAGTTGGAAGATCATTAATATCAACTTTGGTAAAGTCTACTGGTTGAACTTTGCCTTGTATAAGGTTAACCTTCTCAGAATGAACCCTTCTCACATCCGTGTGTGGGCTAGTATGTAGTGACTCATCATTGACAAGGGTGCAAAAACCTCTGGTGGAATGAGAAAATTTAAGAGACTTTGAATTCAAATAGGCATTGACAAAGCCGCTGCTAAGCATTGACCCTGAGAAGCCACATAGATGTTGACAATCAGACATGGAGAACACAAGAAGATAGTTTTTCTAAAGCTTTCTTTATATAATTTGAGAGGATGCAACCGTCATAAGAGATCACACTATTACAATTACAGAATTGTTACAGTAGATCAGTTCTAGGAGACCCCATCACGGTGTCCAAATTCATGTGAAGTATATAGAGCATATAGATAAACTGAGATAGAATTGCAAGCTCAGCTGACTATTTAGCTAATTGCAATGCATTAGCACTGTGTTTTTATTAGTTGTTCACCGGAATCCTACTTCCTTATCTAGAGTGATCTTTGAAACTATGCTctaccaaaaggaaaaaatgagtGATGCTTTTCCTATTGATGACCAACACTCATGTCATACAAATTCTTACatgtggaagaaaagaaaatttttacctGTCTTGGTTACAGTTCCTGCAATAGACTTCAGTTCTCTGGACTTCAAAACCAAGGCAGCAGCAATATGATGTGACATCTATAAGGATGTGACAAATCTGGTCCACATTATTGCTACTCAATAACAATGTCAGTCATAGCAATAAAAAGAGCATAACATACTGTGGGACACATACCAGCTTCGCAACATCATATGCAGTGTCATCTACAACGCACAAAGACCAGGAGCCAGCTGCACTTCTACCTTTTGCTTTCTGAATATCAGAAATCATTGTGCTATCATATCCATGTTCTTCCGTTTGTGTGTCAGATGTAAAGCGTGAAAACACCACAAGTCGGGCATTTGCTAAACAGATGTGTTTCAGATCTGCTCTTCTTATCAAGCTTGCCTTCAATGAAAAGGTCCATATTCCTTGCATTTCTGCCGTCCAAACTATTACTATGAGCATGTATGAGGCAACTACAGACAAGTGTCCATGTAAATGTAACATGTGGTGAAAATGCAATAACTAGCAAACTAACATGACTTGAATGCGTTGGAACATGCATCCAAAAGCTCATTCAACCTTCAAGATCGAAATGTGGACGCTGGACAAACATACGTGGATCCTATCACCTACTGACACGGTTTTGCCTAGTTAAGCCAGAAATTTATCACGAATCATGCATTCACGCAAGTTGAAATCTGGACAGCAGACATCTCAAATGAAATTCACACAATCTCATGGTCTTACTCCTAAGAGAAAATCTGACTGGGCATGTGATGGATTCCTCAGATAGATTAGATGACTTGGCACCAAATCCTCATCCAATTCTTCTATTAATTCCGCAACTAATTCATGAATCAACATTTGGTTACAGAAAGACACTCAAACATCCAATTGAGGCAAGGAACCAAAGTGGTGGTCAATTTGTAGTGAACCTGGAGAAATATAAACTTGGTTTTACCTCGACGACAATAGGTGCCGGTGAAATGTGGCCACCTTGAGGTATCAAAGACAATGGCACGGCTCGGTCCGGTTCAACTAAAGTTGTTGTCACCAACGGAGCGATAATGACACCCGCGAGTGGCTGCAATGGCTGCAGCAAAACAGATTGTCACGGCGGGGGCGGGGGGGGTTGCAAACTACGAGGACGGCGGATGATGGTTATTGGTGCGGTTTCAAGGAGTGATGCTTGGACCAGCAACTTGGAAACAACCAGTAGTATAGGGACAATGAGGAGTTGGAGCAACAACCAGTGGGGAAGGGGGTGTTGAGCGTAGGGCGGAAGggacaaaagggggagaggaGGGGGAGGCAGGGGAACGAGGGAGATGGAAGAGCTGTGGTCCCCTTAGTCAGATGACGGCGAGCGCTCAAGTGAAGAGAAAggggatgaggagagagagagaagagagaccaGGAAAACCCACTCGTACTGCAAGCCTGGAATGGGAGGCTCCTACCAGTAGGCccatcaaatgggtgggtcgggtcgggtatgggtctaGTCGAATATAggtcgacccatatttgactcatttaacccgttttgacctATATTCCTATAGTGTAAATCTAGTGATccatacccaacccgacccataTTGCTAAAACCCATTAATATTCTAGAAAAACCCACGCTCACTTTAAGCTGCTAATTGgataaaaacctcaaatcaaattaaaaaatagtaaataaaataaaaatatgttaaaaaaatctataaattgaaatatttatgaagaATTAGACTATGCACATCTTTTCTTATCTAAAGCGATTTTCTGAGATCATCTGTTGAAAAATCTATAAAACAACCAGGGATTTTGCATGACCCAATCAAACAAACTTTTTTCCAGCTGGAAGATTTGCAGACTTAATCATTTTTGACTCATGTAGATGAGTTAAAAGGATACTTGATTCTTCTTTGTTCCTGTCATCATCTCTATCAAATAATTCTGCATTTTGAAGAGAGGTCAATCTGAATTTGGCCTTCAGAGGCCTTATTCAAATGCTGGCCAAATTGATGCCAAACACCTACTCTTTTGATGGCTTTAGGAAAGAAATTAACATATCAGAGATTGACATTGCCGCTTGGGCCCCTAATCTGCCCTTGCAGAGCACAACAATTTGCTTTTGCTACCATATGATACTTGACTTTCATTACTTGCATGGCTGGAGCTTTACTGCTAGTGCATAGTGGATCATTCCACTAAGACACTGCAGATAATCATTCAAGACTTTTCGCATTTTTAATAGCTATTTGTCGCTATAATAAGATACCAATCTTCATATGTTGGTCCTCATTCTCCAATTTTGCTTCTCAGGCAACGACTTTTAATCATCAAAAACATAGAATACAAAAAACCACAAGATAGCAAAATGACATCAGTTTTCCAAAGGAACACTTAAAGGAGGTGAAAGTTTGAAGTCGAATTTCTTTGGGGAATTTCATCAAACATTTGACCTATGCGCGAATCGAAACAAAGGGGAGAGAACTAATCTAGCAATGTAAAGATTCgcacttttctttctcttcttccagattcaCGCAGTTTCGGCACCCAGTCAACGAGCTCCGACCTTCGCTATCCAACCAATCGCACGCAGCTCGCTCGTACCTCCTAACCCAGATACTCAACACTTCCCTCATTACCCACCCAACGACAGAACCCACCTAAGAATATCGCCGACGGGCGCTCTTTCTCGCCAACCCAATCACATTCAATCAACCGTTCGACGAACGAACCCGCACGCCACGAACTCCAAGCACTACCCACGAACTCACATCTCTTCACCGTCACCCAGACaccaaaagaagaggaaagagagagagggggaagcaTACCGAGCAAGGGATTGTGGTAACCCAGAACTTCGAGATGCTTGCCTCATTCGTCTTAGAGGCGAGCGGCGGAGGTGGGTGACGAAGGGTAGCTGAAGAGACTTCGTGTTTTTCAGGTTTTGAAAATGGGTCGACCCACGTGAACTCAACTTAAAACATCATTTTAATTGGGCCATTATATCTTCATGACCCATATACAACCCGAGAAATATGAGTCCAAAAATGGGTTagtgacccattttgccaccccTACCTACCGGAGATGAATGAGGACAGCCCCAATTATACACAATATACTTGCTGGATCGCAttatcattgattcatatttttgttttgcaTAACCAATAATAACGCCATTTTATTAGGCTTCTACACGGAAAAtgtggcatttttggaaaatattttctaaaagttattttaattattttttggtatttggatgaaacctaaaaatgaagtggaaaatatttttcgttatcCGGTatatactctttttcatttattttatttttaaaatggatttttcatattttttaaaattgatttttatttatttttaatttttaaaatccactattaatttttttcattattaattttaattttaattttctttttttccatatcCTTCTTTCTTGCCATGGCAATGGCCCGCGACTAGCCattggtgagctcgagctcgctagatcGACGAGCTCGATGTTCGATTGGTGACGGCTGATGACtagtcaagaaagaagaaatgagaaacaaagaaaagaaaaaaaaaaaaaaaagaaaaaaataaaaaataaaaaaagaaaaaagaaaaaaagaaaaaaagaaaaaaaagaaatagaaaagaaaaatgaaataaaaataattcgaattaaaaagaaaaagaaaattaaaaaataattcgaataaaaaagaaaaaaaaaaaaaaaaaggggaggatgaagtgaggatttgtagaagtgtgagataaaagagatcaaatgtatccacttttcaaaagtgaaaatatattttcctttcagGGAAGCTAGAGACGCTTGTTCCACTTAATCAAAGGATCTTCAGTGAAAACAACCCATCTATAGAGATTTTCCCTTCCAAATTCTTGTATTCACTGatatctaattcttcaagtttctcaagtgACTCCAGGAGAGCTTATCAATGACATCTTTTGGAAAATGCTTGCTTTTAGAGGTGTACTTCATTCATTAGGAATTCCGCCACCTAAGGTGGAGTTCCTGATATGAGTATTAGGGAAAGCCTTTCCTTCTTCTAGTGAATGCTTTCAACCAATTAGTCATGCCCCcctccgcccccgcccccgGGCGAGTCTTTTCAATGGTActtgaaccttaagtcgcgGCTATGACTCCCCCAAGTATAGTGACCAGTTCCATCTTTCCCCCGAATTTCATTAGTTCCGAGCACAAGTGCCTTCTCATCTATCTTCATTCCAAAGGTGAAATTTCCTTCGAGTGATGCTATGGCCAGTAGCTTGAATATTTAATTAAGTCAAACTTGTGTTATAAtgtgttttcaaaatttgcttTGACTAAAATTTATTGGTTAATCAAGTTGAGCTCAAACTTGTTGGGAAGTTATTTG
This region of Eucalyptus grandis isolate ANBG69807.140 chromosome 8, ASM1654582v1, whole genome shotgun sequence genomic DNA includes:
- the LOC104428808 gene encoding GTPase Der isoform X1, which produces MQGIWTFSLKASLIRRADLKHICLANARLVVFSRFTSDTQTEEHGYDSTMISDIQKAKGRSAAGSWSLCVVDDTAYDVAKLMSHHIAAALVLKSRELKSIAGTVTKTGSMLSSGFVNAYLNSKSLKFSHSTRGFCTLVNDESLHTSPHTDVRRVHSEKVNLIQGKVQPVDFTKVDINDLPTVIIIGRPNVGKSALFNRLIRRREALVYNTPEDHVTRDIREGIAKLSDLRFRVLDSAGLEMAASSGSILDRTATMIAKVLARSQFAIFLIDARVGLHPLDLEVGRWLRKHAPGMKPIVVMNKAESLDDDNGSLAVLAAEASRLGFGDPIAISAETGLGMAELYLALRPLLEDCMIDVLNDSDNASNDESCSKSDEVDESKLPLQLAIVGRPNVGKSTLLNTLLQEDRVLVGPEAGLTRDSIRAHFQFQGRTIYLVDTAGWLQRTKQEKGPSSLSIIQSRKNLMRAHVVALVLDAEEIAGAQRSMKHAEVVIARQAVEEGRGLVVIVNKMDVLRRKKNSMLYEEVMKAVPEEIQTLIPQVKSIPVVFISALEGRGRMAVIHQVIDTYEKWCLRLPTARLNHWLHKVMSRHSWKNQAAQPKIKYFTQVKARPPTFVAFVSGKTQLSNTDIRFLTRSLEEDFELGGIPIRIIQRSFLKRDGSSCGISSQSSSKMAERISSDKRAAAV
- the LOC104428808 gene encoding GTPase Der isoform X2, giving the protein MSHHIAAALVLKSRELKSIAGTVTKTGSMLSSGFVNAYLNSKSLKFSHSTRGFCTLVNDESLHTSPHTDVRRVHSEKVNLIQGKVQPVDFTKVDINDLPTVIIIGRPNVGKSALFNRLIRRREALVYNTPEDHVTRDIREGIAKLSDLRFRVLDSAGLEMAASSGSILDRTATMIAKVLARSQFAIFLIDARVGLHPLDLEVGRWLRKHAPGMKPIVVMNKAESLDDDNGSLAVLAAEASRLGFGDPIAISAETGLGMAELYLALRPLLEDCMIDVLNDSDNASNDESCSKSDEVDESKLPLQLAIVGRPNVGKSTLLNTLLQEDRVLVGPEAGLTRDSIRAHFQFQGRTIYLVDTAGWLQRTKQEKGPSSLSIIQSRKNLMRAHVVALVLDAEEIAGAQRSMKHAEVVIARQAVEEGRGLVVIVNKMDVLRRKKNSMLYEEVMKAVPEEIQTLIPQVKSIPVVFISALEGRGRMAVIHQVIDTYEKWCLRLPTARLNHWLHKVMSRHSWKNQAAQPKIKYFTQVKARPPTFVAFVSGKTQLSNTDIRFLTRSLEEDFELGGIPIRIIQRSFLKRDGSSCGISSQSSSKMAERISSDKRAAAV